A stretch of the Kroppenstedtia eburnea genome encodes the following:
- a CDS encoding ubiquinol-cytochrome c reductase iron-sulfur subunit → MSEKKSKQQKPGMSRRRFLTYTIASTGGFLASGVLFPMIRFAVDPLLQKGTDTKFVDVGPVEEFGSKPKSVEFRIKRKDGWYMKEGGEKSTAWVAKHGTEILALSPVCKHLGCTVKWEGGGHLNQFYCPCHGGLYTKDGVNVPGTPPNEPLDTYAYKVENGRLLLGPITKRGGGA, encoded by the coding sequence GTGAGCGAAAAGAAGAGCAAGCAGCAAAAGCCGGGGATGTCACGCCGGCGGTTTTTGACCTACACGATTGCGAGTACCGGCGGTTTTCTCGCTTCCGGTGTGTTGTTCCCGATGATTCGCTTTGCTGTGGATCCGCTCCTGCAAAAAGGGACGGATACGAAGTTTGTGGATGTCGGACCGGTGGAAGAGTTTGGCAGCAAGCCGAAATCGGTGGAATTCCGCATCAAACGGAAAGACGGCTGGTACATGAAAGAGGGCGGGGAAAAATCAACGGCCTGGGTGGCAAAACACGGTACCGAGATCTTGGCACTCTCCCCGGTCTGCAAGCATTTGGGTTGCACGGTGAAGTGGGAGGGCGGAGGTCATTTGAACCAATTTTATTGCCCCTGCCACGGCGGTCTCTACACCAAAGACGGGGTGAATGTTCCCGGAACGCCGCCCAACGAACCTCTGGATACTTACGCCTACAAAGTGGAAAACGGAAGGCTTCTTCTGGGTCCCATCACTAAGCGCGGGGGAGGTGCCTGA
- the bshB1 gene encoding bacillithiol biosynthesis deacetylase BshB1 yields MEKSDSHVEILAFGAHPDDVEIGAAGIVLRHTARGIPVAICDLTHGELSSNGDVITRRREADRASKILGLSGRYRLGFPDRGLEGSPEQLAEMVKLIRRLKPRVVLAPHWEDRHPDHTACSRLVREAVFDAGIRKKAAEDGQAPHRVQQLFFYFINNTGRADVIIDVSDVYPRKKEAILAFESQFVPGPERVDTPLNRPSYLAMVEGRDQIWGHQIGTTHGEGLVSAGAIPMDLLI; encoded by the coding sequence ATGGAGAAATCAGATTCTCACGTGGAGATCCTGGCTTTTGGAGCCCACCCCGATGATGTGGAAATCGGTGCGGCCGGGATCGTTCTGCGCCATACAGCCCGGGGAATCCCCGTGGCGATCTGTGACTTGACCCATGGAGAGCTTTCCTCCAACGGGGATGTGATCACCCGGCGCAGGGAGGCGGACCGGGCGTCGAAAATTTTGGGATTGTCCGGCCGGTATCGTTTGGGATTTCCCGATCGGGGACTGGAGGGGTCACCGGAGCAATTGGCTGAGATGGTGAAGTTGATCCGCCGTCTCAAACCCCGGGTGGTTTTGGCCCCTCACTGGGAGGACCGGCATCCGGATCATACCGCCTGCAGCCGTTTGGTCCGTGAAGCGGTGTTTGATGCGGGGATCCGGAAGAAAGCGGCGGAGGATGGACAGGCTCCCCACCGGGTTCAGCAACTCTTTTTCTATTTTATCAATAACACGGGCCGGGCGGATGTGATTATCGATGTCAGCGATGTCTATCCGCGAAAAAAAGAGGCGATCCTCGCCTTTGAAAGTCAATTTGTTCCCGGTCCGGAACGGGTGGATACACCCTTGAACCGGCCCAGCTACCTGGCGATGGTGGAGGGGCGGGATCAGATCTGGGGGCACCAGATCGGGACCACCCATGGCGAGGGGCTGGTGTCGGCGGGTGCCATCCCCATGGATCTGCTGATTTGA
- a CDS encoding S8 family serine peptidase, with product MSPGGDRGPNYDPDTKTGGDDTYLCLSTVPIFDAKGNPVGHGYGWKAGTSMASPKVAAVAGLIISKHGKNALKPNQVKQIIHRSAEEINKKGYDAESGFGLINAVNALNHQ from the coding sequence ATGTCACCGGGTGGGGACCGGGGTCCCAACTACGATCCGGATACTAAAACCGGTGGGGATGACACCTATCTCTGCCTGAGTACGGTTCCCATCTTTGATGCAAAGGGCAACCCCGTCGGGCACGGATACGGCTGGAAAGCGGGAACCTCCATGGCCTCCCCCAAAGTGGCAGCCGTGGCGGGTCTGATTATCTCCAAACACGGGAAAAATGCATTGAAGCCCAACCAGGTGAAACAGATCATCCACCGTTCCGCCGAGGAGATCAACAAAAAGGGATATGACGCCGAGTCGGGCTTCGGTCTCATCAACGCGGTCAACGCATTGAATCATCAGTAG
- a CDS encoding YitT family protein, translating into MLYKHIKPILMILTGAFLFSIAINYFAIPNKLAEGGFTGIALVLHYLFGYSPGTVILVMNIPLFFIGYKVFGKRALLYTILGTVSVSVAVWLTEGDYKPIGDPLLAALYTGVLIGGGLGLIFRAGGTTGGVDIIARMVHKYWDWSIGRTMFLFDLLVIAGSTFIIGREKAMYTVVAVFVGSRVIDFVVEGLNTSKAATIISGKAVSISEKITREMDRGVTLLKGRGGYTGTDKEVLYVVVSRNELPKMKQLVHSIDPYAFVVVHDVRDVLGEGFTYDRE; encoded by the coding sequence ATGTTGTATAAACACATCAAACCGATCCTGATGATCCTGACCGGGGCATTTTTATTCTCTATCGCCATTAACTACTTCGCCATCCCCAATAAACTGGCTGAGGGTGGTTTCACCGGGATCGCACTCGTGCTGCACTATTTATTCGGCTACTCTCCGGGAACCGTCATCCTCGTCATGAACATCCCGCTCTTTTTTATCGGGTACAAGGTATTTGGAAAAAGAGCCCTCCTCTATACCATCCTGGGTACGGTGTCCGTTTCCGTCGCCGTCTGGTTGACCGAAGGGGATTATAAACCCATCGGTGACCCGCTCCTCGCCGCCCTCTACACAGGGGTTCTGATCGGGGGCGGCCTGGGACTGATCTTCCGGGCCGGGGGAACCACCGGGGGTGTGGATATCATCGCCCGCATGGTCCATAAGTATTGGGACTGGAGTATCGGTCGAACCATGTTTCTCTTCGACCTGCTCGTCATCGCCGGCTCCACTTTCATCATCGGCCGGGAAAAGGCGATGTACACAGTGGTTGCCGTATTTGTAGGCTCCCGGGTGATCGACTTTGTTGTGGAAGGATTAAACACTTCCAAAGCAGCCACCATCATCTCCGGCAAGGCCGTCTCCATCTCCGAAAAGATCACACGGGAGATGGACCGCGGCGTCACTCTGTTGAAAGGACGCGGCGGATACACCGGGACAGATAAGGAAGTTCTGTACGTGGTGGTCAGCCGAAACGAACTTCCCAAAATGAAACAGTTGGTCCATTCCATCGATCCCTATGCCTTTGTCGTTGTCCACGATGTGCGGGACGTACTGGGTGAAGGCTTCACCTACGACCGGGAGTAA
- a CDS encoding DUF1405 domain-containing protein codes for MRNRWWWEWFVRQLDRRRFLLILLAVNFLGSIYGYYWYKNQLAATPVYWLPFVPDSPTASAAFTLVLLLYLINRRSPFWEAFAGVTLFKYGIWAVAMILAGAALSEKPFLESLVWTDWMLMASHLGMALEGVLYSRFFAFGRKEILLVAGWILLNDVLDYGVGIHPWLPLSMAGTEPAVALFTLSLSLISLLLFTWLVFPARPERKEELPLWFKRT; via the coding sequence TTGCGTAACCGATGGTGGTGGGAATGGTTTGTCCGGCAACTGGATCGGCGCCGGTTTCTGTTGATCCTCCTGGCGGTCAATTTCCTGGGCTCGATCTACGGATACTATTGGTACAAAAATCAACTGGCAGCCACTCCCGTTTATTGGCTCCCCTTTGTCCCGGACAGTCCGACGGCAAGCGCTGCCTTCACTTTGGTCCTCCTGCTCTATCTTATAAACAGGCGGAGTCCCTTCTGGGAGGCTTTTGCCGGTGTGACCCTGTTTAAGTATGGAATCTGGGCGGTGGCCATGATCCTGGCCGGGGCTGCTTTGTCGGAAAAACCTTTTCTGGAATCGCTGGTATGGACGGATTGGATGCTGATGGCCTCCCATCTGGGGATGGCGTTGGAAGGCGTACTCTACAGCCGTTTCTTCGCTTTCGGCCGAAAGGAGATTCTCCTGGTTGCAGGATGGATCTTGTTGAATGATGTCCTGGATTACGGCGTGGGAATCCATCCCTGGCTGCCCCTGTCCATGGCGGGAACGGAACCTGCTGTGGCGCTGTTCACCCTCAGCCTGAGTCTGATCAGTCTGTTGCTGTTCACGTGGCTGGTCTTCCCGGCAAGACCGGAACGAAAAGAAGAGCTCCCGCTCTGGTTCAAGAGAACATAA
- the dapB gene encoding 4-hydroxy-tetrahydrodipicolinate reductase, with amino-acid sequence MNPIHIVVAGATGRMGREAVRMIAGENHFKLTGAVARTHTGEDIGEVIGVGGLGIPLTDSLEEALEQGQPDVLIDLTTPSQVKRHMELAIAAGVRPVVGTTGLTEAEMRELDERCRERGIGGIIAPNFAIGAVLMMVFAAKAAKYLPDVEIIEMHHDQKLDAPSGTALKTAELISKERDEKKQGHPKEEETLEGARGGYRDGFRIHSVRLPGLVAHQEVLFGGPGQLLTLRHDSMNRESFMPGVKLAVEEVMKQTGLIYGLEKVMDL; translated from the coding sequence ATGAATCCCATTCATATCGTGGTGGCCGGAGCCACTGGACGCATGGGCCGGGAGGCGGTCCGGATGATCGCCGGGGAAAACCACTTCAAGCTGACCGGTGCGGTGGCCCGAACACATACAGGAGAAGATATCGGAGAGGTGATCGGCGTCGGTGGATTGGGCATCCCTTTGACCGATTCCTTGGAGGAGGCTTTGGAACAGGGGCAACCGGATGTGCTGATCGATTTGACCACCCCTTCCCAGGTAAAACGACACATGGAACTGGCGATCGCAGCCGGTGTCCGCCCGGTGGTGGGAACGACGGGTCTGACGGAAGCGGAGATGCGGGAATTGGATGAGCGCTGCCGGGAACGGGGGATCGGCGGGATCATCGCCCCCAATTTTGCCATCGGGGCGGTGTTGATGATGGTCTTCGCTGCCAAGGCGGCCAAGTATCTTCCCGATGTGGAGATTATTGAGATGCACCATGACCAAAAGCTGGACGCCCCCTCGGGCACGGCTCTGAAGACAGCGGAGCTGATCTCCAAAGAGCGGGATGAGAAGAAACAGGGACACCCCAAGGAAGAAGAGACCCTGGAAGGAGCCCGGGGCGGCTACCGGGACGGCTTCCGCATCCACAGCGTCCGCCTGCCGGGCCTGGTCGCCCACCAGGAAGTGCTGTTCGGCGGTCCGGGCCAACTCCTGACCCTCCGCCATGACTCCATGAACCGGGAATCCTTCATGCCCGGTGTCAAGCTGGCGGTGGAAGAAGTGATGAAGCAAACCGGTCTGATCTATGGTTTGGAAAAGGTGATGGATCTCTGA
- the qcrB gene encoding menaquinol-cytochrome c reductase cytochrome b subunit, with amino-acid sequence MLKAAYEWLDQRLDITPMWRDLADHEVPEHVNPAHHFSAFIYCFGGLTFFIVVIQILSGMFLTMYYVPDIENAWKSVDYLQNEIAFGQIVRGMHHWGASVSIVMLFLHTLRVFFTGSYKHPREFNWLIGLGLFGVMVGLGFTGYLLPWDNKAYYATKVGIEIAASVPVIGDAIATFLQGGEIVGAQTLARFFALHVFFLPAALLGLMGAHFLLIRKQGISGPL; translated from the coding sequence ATGCTGAAAGCGGCATATGAGTGGTTGGATCAAAGACTGGACATCACCCCGATGTGGCGGGATCTTGCGGATCATGAGGTTCCGGAACACGTGAACCCGGCTCACCACTTCTCGGCATTTATCTACTGCTTTGGTGGGTTGACCTTTTTTATTGTGGTGATTCAAATTCTGTCCGGGATGTTCCTGACGATGTACTATGTTCCGGACATCGAGAACGCCTGGAAGAGTGTCGATTATCTTCAGAATGAGATCGCATTCGGCCAGATTGTTCGCGGAATGCACCACTGGGGTGCCAGTGTCTCGATCGTGATGTTGTTCCTGCATACCCTGCGGGTGTTCTTCACCGGTTCCTACAAACATCCCCGCGAATTCAACTGGTTGATCGGTCTGGGTTTGTTCGGGGTGATGGTGGGTCTCGGATTTACGGGATATCTCCTGCCTTGGGACAACAAAGCCTACTACGCCACCAAGGTGGGTATTGAAATCGCAGCCAGCGTTCCGGTGATCGGGGACGCCATCGCCACATTCCTGCAGGGGGGAGAGATCGTCGGAGCCCAGACTCTGGCCCGCTTTTTTGCCTTGCACGTCTTCTTCCTCCCCGCGGCTCTGTTGGGCCTGATGGGCGCCCACTTCCTTCTGATCCGGAAACAAGGGATCTCGGGGCCGCTATAA
- a CDS encoding nucleotide pyrophosphohydrolase: protein MDGKTMKEMQQEVDAYISQFKEGYFHPLSMLARMTEEVGELAREVNHRFGEKPKKAEEEENSMEMELGDLLFIVICFANSLEINLEDAFQMVMEKYNSRDADRWTRIDS from the coding sequence ATGGACGGAAAGACGATGAAAGAGATGCAACAGGAAGTGGACGCCTATATCTCCCAGTTCAAGGAGGGCTATTTCCACCCCCTGTCCATGCTGGCCCGGATGACAGAAGAAGTCGGGGAGTTGGCCCGGGAGGTAAATCATCGCTTCGGGGAGAAACCGAAAAAAGCAGAAGAAGAGGAAAACAGTATGGAGATGGAGCTGGGGGACCTGCTGTTCATTGTCATCTGTTTTGCCAACTCCCTGGAGATCAATTTGGAGGATGCATTCCAAATGGTCATGGAAAAATACAACAGCCGGGATGCGGATCGCTGGACCCGGATCGATTCGTAA
- the mgsA gene encoding methylglyoxal synthase produces the protein MKIALIAHDRKKEQMVQFAIAYRQILNEHILYATGTTGRRIREATGLELHRFLSGPMGGDQQIGALMAENELDCIIFLRDPLTAQPHEPDILALLRLADVHNVPVATNLAAAEVLIRSIHQGDFDWRQLVHDREERGE, from the coding sequence ATGAAGATCGCTCTGATTGCTCACGACCGCAAGAAGGAACAGATGGTTCAGTTTGCAATCGCCTACCGGCAGATTTTGAATGAGCACATTCTGTATGCAACGGGAACAACGGGAAGGCGGATCCGGGAGGCCACGGGGCTGGAACTGCACCGGTTTTTGTCGGGCCCTATGGGAGGGGATCAACAGATCGGGGCGTTGATGGCCGAAAATGAGCTGGACTGCATCATTTTCCTCCGCGACCCGCTGACGGCACAACCCCATGAGCCGGACATCCTGGCATTATTGCGGTTGGCCGATGTGCACAATGTGCCGGTGGCCACCAATCTGGCGGCGGCGGAGGTGCTGATCCGCTCGATTCACCAAGGGGATTTTGATTGGCGGCAACTTGTGCATGACCGAGAAGAGAGAGGAGAATAA
- a CDS encoding menaquinol-cytochrome c reductase cytochrome b/c subunit: protein MAHNDGNGKVHYVGDSRVRVREKKLLPKDYSEFPGKTEAFFPNFLLKEWMVAVVVLVGFMALVMAEEPPLGEQADPTNTGFLPVPDWYFLFLYELLKFKWASGPFVVLGTVVIPGLMAGGLVLAPWLDRGKERRPMKRPTATGIALLTLVAIVVLTWVAWDEHEKQLAAQPKGSSEDAKIVDPQNPAYEIYKNNACVNCHGQKLEGLQGPALTGIGGAYTPEQIIDIMDKGKGQMPAGMFQGNEQEKRQLAEWLADQYPPKEKESEQ from the coding sequence ATGGCACATAACGACGGTAACGGTAAAGTACATTACGTCGGTGATTCGCGGGTCCGGGTCCGGGAGAAGAAACTCCTTCCCAAAGATTACTCCGAGTTTCCCGGCAAAACTGAGGCTTTCTTTCCGAACTTCCTCTTGAAGGAATGGATGGTGGCAGTGGTCGTCCTGGTGGGATTCATGGCCCTGGTCATGGCGGAAGAGCCGCCCCTGGGCGAGCAGGCCGATCCGACCAACACCGGCTTCCTCCCGGTGCCGGACTGGTACTTTCTGTTCCTGTATGAATTGCTGAAGTTTAAGTGGGCATCCGGTCCCTTCGTCGTTCTGGGGACGGTGGTGATCCCGGGCTTGATGGCCGGGGGACTGGTTCTCGCGCCTTGGCTGGATCGCGGGAAGGAGCGCCGCCCCATGAAACGGCCGACCGCGACAGGGATTGCGCTGTTGACTCTGGTGGCGATTGTGGTTTTGACCTGGGTGGCCTGGGATGAACACGAAAAGCAACTGGCGGCACAGCCGAAAGGCTCAAGTGAGGATGCCAAAATCGTGGATCCACAGAATCCCGCCTATGAGATTTACAAGAACAACGCTTGTGTCAACTGTCACGGACAGAAGCTGGAGGGTCTGCAAGGACCTGCCCTGACGGGGATCGGAGGAGCCTATACTCCGGAGCAGATCATTGACATCATGGATAAGGGGAAAGGCCAGATGCCGGCCGGAATGTTCCAAGGAAATGAACAGGAAAAACGGCAATTGGCTGAATGGCTGGCTGACCAGTACCCACCCAAAGAGAAAGAATCTGAACAATAA
- a CDS encoding SDR family NAD(P)-dependent oxidoreductase has translation MGPYIASKHAVIGLNKTAALEAAEYGIRVNAVAPSGVDTAMMKSIETNAMPGKEQEAREMFESTVPMKRYATPEEIADLMVFLSSDKASFITGSYYRIDGGQGTGSA, from the coding sequence ATGGGTCCATACATTGCATCAAAACATGCCGTCATCGGTCTTAACAAAACAGCGGCTTTGGAAGCAGCTGAGTACGGTATCCGAGTAAATGCAGTGGCTCCTTCAGGTGTCGATACGGCAATGATGAAATCCATAGAGACCAATGCCATGCCTGGTAAAGAACAGGAAGCAAGGGAGATGTTTGAATCCACCGTTCCTATGAAACGCTATGCAACCCCGGAAGAAATCGCCGACTTGATGGTATTCCTCTCATCAGATAAAGCTTCCTTCATTACAGGATCCTACTATCGAATCGATGGAGGACAAGGGACAGGTTCTGCTTAA
- a CDS encoding sporulation protein YpjB, with the protein MRWMVGLWVVLFWLGGSGWSWAAGGESVESWSQQAERVDRLVREGKGEEAREELSKLARSFSEGDFSDVHLSVEGIGALSGTLVELDRELVRVMTHPQKLKEASERMRLAFDALAHPSQPLWQGYVSRMGNDIREMERGIKKDHPETVLSGAEELKAHFRQIEPALWVSRNPETAGAVQSYVYSLERQAGKKPVPWVPLQSALEQWEHMIRPSILGKGEGALAITDEGPDWRMPALTVSGVLLFALGYVGWRKYRSERHEVVTPGRR; encoded by the coding sequence ATGCGATGGATGGTTGGGTTGTGGGTGGTTCTCTTTTGGTTGGGAGGGAGTGGTTGGAGCTGGGCGGCCGGCGGCGAGTCGGTGGAGAGTTGGTCACAGCAGGCGGAGCGGGTGGATCGGCTGGTGAGGGAAGGGAAAGGGGAAGAGGCACGGGAGGAGTTGTCCAAGCTGGCGAGGAGCTTCTCCGAAGGTGATTTTTCCGATGTGCATCTGTCCGTGGAAGGAATCGGGGCCCTTTCGGGTACGCTGGTGGAGTTGGACCGGGAGCTGGTGCGGGTGATGACGCATCCGCAAAAATTGAAAGAAGCTTCGGAACGGATGAGGTTGGCCTTCGATGCGCTGGCCCATCCCTCCCAACCCTTGTGGCAGGGTTATGTCTCCCGGATGGGGAATGACATCCGGGAGATGGAGAGGGGAATAAAAAAAGACCATCCGGAGACAGTCCTTTCGGGGGCAGAGGAATTGAAAGCCCACTTCAGACAGATTGAACCCGCCTTGTGGGTCTCCCGCAATCCGGAGACGGCCGGGGCGGTCCAATCCTACGTTTATTCCCTTGAGCGGCAGGCGGGAAAGAAGCCGGTACCCTGGGTCCCTCTGCAATCTGCCTTGGAGCAGTGGGAGCATATGATTCGACCGTCGATTCTCGGGAAAGGGGAGGGGGCGTTGGCCATCACCGATGAAGGGCCGGATTGGAGGATGCCGGCTCTCACTGTCAGTGGAGTGCTCCTGTTTGCTCTCGGTTATGTTGGGTGGAGAAAGTACCGCAGTGAGCGACATGAAGTGGTTACTCCCGGTCGTAGGTGA